A segment of the Lolium perenne isolate Kyuss_39 chromosome 3, Kyuss_2.0, whole genome shotgun sequence genome:
ttactggtgatgatcctgagtatattgcctttgtaaaggctcgtcttcgtgatcagtttctcattactgatcttggtcctcttcgctattttcttgggattgaggtttcctccacttccgatggcttttctatctctcaggagaagtacattcagtatcttcttgctcgtgctgctcttggggatgagcgcacggttgatactcctatggagcttaatgttaagcttcgtcctactgatggtgatcctcttcctgatcccacacgCTATcatcatcttgttgggagtcttgtttatcttgctgtcactcgtcctgatatttcttatcctgttcatattctgagtcagtttgtctcagctcctaccactgttcactacagtcatctcctccatgttcttcgttaccttcgtggcacgatcactcgtcgccttttctttcctcgttctagctctctccagctccagtgctactcggatgctacgtgggcgagtgatcctacggatcgtcgttcactttctgcttactgtgtgttttttggtggttcgcttgttgcttggaagacgaagaaacaggtagcggtttctcgttcgagtgttgaggctgagctgcgggctatggccttgttgattgctgaggtgacctggttacggtggttgcttgcagattttggggtctctgttacgacacccactccacttttgtctgacagtacaggtgctatcagtattgcatgtGATccagtcaagcatgagctgaccaagcatattggtgttgatgctttttatacacgtgctcaggtgcaggatgaggttgttgcggttcattatgtgccttcagatttgcagttggcggatttctttacaaaggcacaaactcgagcgcagcatgactttttactctccaaactcagtgttgtggatccaccatgagtttgcggggggagtggggggggggggggggtgttagagtatatatatgtatattgtagtttccccatatgttagggggcttcctgcatatttgcacctgtacatgtactatatattgtggcctttggccccctgataATACAACAAGTATATTGCCCTAACATATTCGATGTACTTTCCTAACCTGAGAAAGTCGTCTGTTAGAGTATCAAATGCAGTCCTGCAGCTCACGTCTGAACAGTTCACCACACGAAAAACATGAAAAGGAAAGAGCATCGTATAATGTTAAAAAATATCACACGTATGACATGACTAAAGAAGTAGCTACTCGGCAATATACACGTGTGATACCCATCTTGTACAGAGGGTACAGTGTGCACGCAGCTAGCATCACCACTTTCCAAAAGACAAAACGGAGGGAGAGGACGTCGCTGATAGTACAGTAGAGCATCTGATCCCTGATTACTCTACACTTAAACAATATTATTGCGGAATTAACCCTTGCGAACATTGCATGCAGAGACTATATCTAATCCTTAAACAACTCATCGTTGACACATCTAAACCATATTATAGCTAGCAAAACATGGGTGTAACTAGATGTAGGCCATGCATACATGTCATGCATCCATAATTGACAAAAGATAACCAATGGAAGAAAGCATGCCCCAGTTactacaaaaataaaataataattGATCAATGGAAGCTAGAAAAAGGCATGTCCCCTTATTCTCTACATGCATATGTATAAATGCAATAGGGCTATATTTGCAGACTGATCTCATCTCAAGTTCTGAACTCAATACAATGGCCACTGCCAGGATCCAACCGCTGTCTGCTTCGCAGCTGCATGATCCTGCTACGGGTGATGAGAATCAGAAGGTGGTATACACGGTGTGGATGAAATCACTGGTGTTCAACGGCCACGGTTGCACCATCTACGGCCAGGACGGGCGCGTGGCCTACCGCGTAGACAACTACGCCTGCACCCGCAGCCGCGAGGTGTTCGTCATGGACACGGGCGGCAAGACACTCATCAAGCTACTACTCAAGAAGGTGAGTACATTGTACTATGTTATTTCCTGACACTATCTGAAGATAcaatttctgaagatccaatcttCGAGAACAAATGAAACTTTTGAGGTTTAATTAGTGATCGACTTCTATTGCAGAATTTTGGTTTCTTCAGCACATGGCAAGGCTACTCATGCTGCGACGGCGATGACGCGGCAGCCGACCAGCAGCCGTGGTTCAGTGTCCGAAAGGAGTACAGGGTCCTCAAGAACGGAAGGGCCGCCGTGGTCAGGGTGGCCGGCGGCGGGAAGGCGTACACGATCGACGGCGCGTTGCGCGGGTCGGAGTACTACAGGGTCAGCGACGACGCTGAGGGCGCGTCCGTGGCGGAGGTCGGGAGGAAACGGACAGCTTCCGGCTTGGCGCTGGGAGAGGACGTCCTAACCCTGACAGTTGGCCCGGCCGCGGATCGCCTGCTAGTCGTCGGGCTCGTGGTCGTGTGTGGCTTAATCAGCCGTTGCATCTGATTGGCGCAGGAAGGGCATGTTTCTCCTTGAAGTGTTTGTACACTGGTTATTTCAAGTGTTTTTTTCATCGTACAGAGAGGTGTAAACATTGAGGTCAATATCGTGTTGAGAAAAGGAACTTGAATTGTGCTTCCACAATCCTTGGATGAAGAGTTATTTTAAAGATATACAAACCCCTTTCCTCATTACAATAGGTTGTGCATTACTTAACTTTGATAACATTAAGTTATTGCAAAGATAGGATATAATTGGTATCAACTTCAGATAAATATTTTTACCTTGTCCAAGAAGCTGATAATAATGTTTTTGACATGGAAAACTAGTAGCACTATAGATGCAGAAACAAGAGATAATAACCGTGCTCCGAGGGAGCATATCTACCTTTCCTCCATTGAGCACGgtatttctttttattgaaaacgTTAGTTGAAAATTTCATAAACTTCTGTAGTAAATATTCCATGGACATGTCTAGTTTTTATTGAAGGATTTGTAAACTACAGAAAAAAGAAGATAAATATAAGGTGAAAAAGGAAATGGTATCTCTATTTTATCCACATGTTTACCATTTTGGTCTACAACGGAATGTAAAAAAGATATAATTTTGATGAAAAAAAATGTGTCATATGTACACTACAATAAAATGGAGACTGTTGGGTTTCAAAATATCGTTTTCTTTCTCAAATGATTGATTCCACGTAGCTGGGCTCTATTTCGACTTTCTGTGCCTAAGTTGCTTAATTGAGAACTGAATGGGTGAGTGTTTGTTTAGGTAAATCATAAGGCTATTAATATACTCTTAAGTTTTGATTTGGATTCTACTCTCTTGGTTGCCCTATCACACATTGAAGATGCGTGTACTTGTGTAGTAGGGAAATGAAAATCCAATGGTTCATAAATTTTGTAATTCCATATATATTTTTTCTGGACATAGTTTGGGCCCAGTTGTGCTGGTATGAAAGTCTATGGATGTAAATAAGCCTGAGATGATTTCTAAGGACCCAAGTTGTGTATAACTTAGAAAAAAAAGATCAGTAAATAGGGATCATTTTATTAAACCATGGCCACGTCAATCTAGTAGGCCTACCAGACTATATATGAATTAAACATACAATTTTGCTATTTCTTAGGGATTGTGAAATAACTATTTCTAAGTTGTATGTGTTCATTGAGATTGTTGCAAGTACAGAgggtaaaaattatatcattggacGGCTATGGACATGGAGTGAGTAATAACTATCAGTATAATCTAAAATGACAAACTGTCACTCCCTTAACATATTCCCCCAAAAGCAGGTCAAACAAAGATTATAATCATCAGCAACACAAATTCCGTACACATGGTCGTACTAATACAGTTTAGATGCGTTGAGAAGTGTTCCCTTTGATTGAGGATTAACAAAATGAGCTAGTGGGCTCTGCGGCAAATGTTCATAAGGGTTAATTTTGAGCAAATTTTACTTAGTTGACTGATCGGGAATCAGATGCAAAATGTACTGTACCTGTACTACCTCTCCCATACTTCCTTTTTTCCGTCTCTCTGAAAAGTGATCGATAATGCGACCGAAGCCATTATATATACAGGAAAATGGTATCACACGTGTGTCTTTTGCCGTGTATATCTACTGCTTTATTCTCTTTTGAACCATGGTATTGTCTTTCCTACCTCTCCTTTCATTTTCCTTGCATATTTTTCTTGAGATGAACAGCTGCTCAAACGCGTGAGCGGTGCTACAGGTCAGGTTCATTTTAAAATTAATTTTAACTTTGCAATATATAGAGACCGTAGAGTATCTGTGCTGTTTGAATTTTCTGCACTCCCAACTTTTAGTAAGCATAAGACTTTGCACCATAATTAAACGCACAAAGCCTCCATGTATCACCAGCTGCATTAGCACCACTGTTCTCATCTAAACTATCTGGAGGTGTCATTTCCAATTCAGAAGAAGCGAGCGACCCGGTGAACAAGCATTATCTTTCCTTTCAATTTTAATATATAGTAACACAGTATCATGTACACATTGTATTGGTGCGCTCGACAAAAATAATTGTGATTACCATATGATCTTCAGAAGTCTCACGTTGGCGCGATGATAGTTTACGCTCCATTATTAGAGTTCCTAATAAGCTGCACGAGGCTCCCAATTTTATGGTAGGATGTGCTTTGTTTAACACTCCCTGAGAACTGGAAGCAAACAATTTACTAGTAGTAGTGTAGTTGATTTGAGTTATACTATATGATAGCAGTAGTCAGCATCCATATCCATTTTGTGTCATCACTTCCCACTGCCGTTTGTCCAAACAACATGAAACGGATTTTCTATAAGCAATCAAAATTATGAATAAAATGTAGCCTGTTTTTTCTTTAATTTTGGTGTTCCACCATGTGTGGATAAGTGATCTTTGTAAACAATGTTGAGGGTGGCCGACCCTGACATCAGAGAAAGGGGAACAAGAACAACGACGCAAACTGGCCTGGCTGCCCTAGAAGCTTAATTAGGTGCAGGTGCTTATCCTTGGTTCAGTGTAGGTGCCTACTTTCTTTATGCTGACCGAACAGAACAATCTGTTTTCTGAAAAGGAGTCCAAACAGAAGAATCCGTTATAAGCTTCGATCATCCATTTTGAAATCCAATAATGGCACACATGTTCCACAGTGATTAGTTCTAGTTAGATCCAGGTTTTAGGTTCAGTGGAAGGTGTATCAGCCAGTGATTCATCTCCTCGCTGAACTCTGGAAATGTGTTCAGAATGGCTAACCGTGCCCGGCTAAGAATAGCCCAAACTAACTAGCACTAGCAAAACGTGGCGCTAATCGATCGCATGCTGACGAGTGCAGTTCTAGATCGCGCATAAACAAGTTCAGCGCAGCACTATTCTATCCTATCGCGTGACGCACACAGTGCCGTAAACTAATCCAGACAAGGAATAACTAACAAAGTTCAAGCACCTGTTGTATAAATAGGTGGAACCGGCCACTGGCACCCACCATCCCAATCATCACATCTCACCGGAACAACATCAGAGAAGAGCAGAGCATTCTACTTCCTCGAGCTCTCTGTCTATCTCCCCTATGGCCAAGATCCATCCCCTCCCTGCCGCTGCCTCGCAATCCACCTCCTCAAGCTCATCCTTCGACGATCGGCAGGGCGGGCAGGCGTACACGGTGTGGATGAAGTCGCTGGTGTTCAACGGCAGCGGTTGCACGGTGTACACCCCGGACGGCGCCGTCGCCTTCCGCGTGGACAACTACAGCTGCAGGGGCGGCCGCGAGGTCTTCTTCATGGACCGTGCTGGCAACACAGTCCTCAGGATCAGACGCAAGGGCTTGGGCATGTTCAGGAGGTGGGAGGTCAGCCGGTGCACCCAcgacggcggcgaggaggacgAGGCGATGCCGTGGTTCAGCGTGCGACGGGCCGAGAAGGCCCGAGCCAGCGTGAGGATGCACGGCGGCGAGGGGACGTGCTACCGGGTCGACGGGTGCTGCGCGCGCAAGTCTGAGTACAGAGTCACCGGCGTCGACGGCGCGGTCGTGGCGGAAGTCTCGCGGAAGCAGACGTCGGCGGGGGTCGTGCTGGGTGAGGACGTACTGTCGCTGACGGTGGGAACGGAGGTGGATCACCTGCTCGTGCTTGGTTTGGTCGTCGTGCGCGGCCTCATGAACCGCTCCTTGTGATGGATGGGTGGAGATGAAGCGGGTCTAATTCACCACCAGCTTAGATTAGCCGAACAAAAATGAGAATTCATTATCTTTAGAGTACATGGAGATTCTAGCTAGATagtttggaaaaacatacctattaGACCATTGAGAAAATTATTTTTGAACACTTTTTGCCAAATTGAGAGCGTCTAGACTCTTTTTGGTGGAAGTTATTTTTCCCATGCGTTCCAGGTTGTTCACAGAATATACATATGGAAACTATCGGTCAATGCAAATCATGTGGAGGGCCCGAAGAAACAACATCCATGCTCTGTTCGAGTGTACGTGCGCGCGTTTATTCTGGCAGGAGCTAAAACAATCAACAAACGTCAAGGTTCCAACTCTGCACCATAGGCCAGTACATCCGCTCTTTTGTCGTCTCCTCCAGGCGACGGGGGAGCGAAACCCTAGTtccccgccgccaccttccccACCCTCTGCCCCCCTCCTCGTCGCCTCCCGAGGCGGCCGCCGGCGAAGCCGTGCGCCGCCAAGGACGGGGGCGGCGAGGATCTATGCCTCTCGGGCCCCCGCATGGCTGTTTAGGAGGGAGGCCACCATGCCGGTCCCGGAGGTCGTTGCCGCCCGCGCTGGGCTCGCCGCCGCCCGCGCTCGTCGCCGCCCGCGCTCGTCGCCGCCTCCACTCGTCGCGCCcgcgtcgtcctcgtcgtggtGCCTCTGCGCGCCGGCCCTGACGGCGGGCTTGCGGACCGTACCCGGCCTTCGCTGCTCTCTGCGGCTCGCCGTCCGGTCTGCAGCTCGCCCCGTccggccatggcggcggcgggatctCCCCAATCCGCTCTAGAGGCAGGCTGCGCGGGGCAGTCTCGTCGGCCGGAGGCGCCGGACTTGGGCGCAGGACAGCTCTGCTTGGCGAGCTTGTCGGCGCGGCGGAGCCGTGGTGTTGCCGTGCGACGAGGTGGACGGCTTGGCTGAGGCGCGGGGGATGCAGCGGTCGGGCCCGATCTGGGGCTTCGGAGGGCCCGTGTCCAGGCTTGGCGGTGGGCGGCCGATCTGCCTTCTGCAGCGGTCTGGCCGGGTCGCGCTGCTCGGGCGAGTGTTTGGCGTTTCGGCAACAAGGTGGTTCTCTGTGCGGCTCGCCACGCCTACGACCAAGGCCTACTTGGCCTGTCGTCAGCGTTGACACTCCAGACGAAAGCCTCGCACCATTGGTGCCGATGTTGgcggtgcctgatacgtctccgacgtatcgataattttttatgttccatgccacattattgatgatatctacatgttttatgcacactttacatcatatttatgcattttctggaactaacctattaacaagatgccgaagtgccagttgctgttttctgctgtttttggttccagaaaggctgttcgggcaatattctaggaattggatgaaatcaacgccaaacatcctatttttcccggaagcatccagaacaccgaaggagagtcggaggagagccagggggccaccaggagggtgggccgcgagggccagcccctggctgcgcccccctatggggaggccaccctgtcgagcctcctgcgccgcctcttcgcctatataacccctttcaacctaaaaacacagtaccaattgacgaaactccagaaagactccaggagcgccgccgccatcgcgaaactccaattcaggggacataagtctctgttctggcaccctgccgggacggggaagtgcccccggaagccatctccatcaacgtcatcgcctccatcatgctccgtgagtagttccctgatgacccacaagtatagggggtgtatcgtagtattttcgataagtaagaatgtcgatcccaacgaggagcagaaggtgttgacaagcagtttcgatgaaggattccctgtaaatgctcacagacaagtattcaggggattttgatgtaacagttgaataaagtacgagtaagtaaagtgcgagagtaacaattgcagcgagtggcccaatcttttttagcacaaaggacaagccgggttgtttacttataatgaccaaacgttctcgaggacacacgggattttagtctagtgctttcgctacatacggctaaataatcttcattgttatgataagtgttgtgtgggtgaacctatgctaatgtaccgcccttcctaggactaatacatacttgtgattataccccttgcaagcatccgcaactacaagaaagtaattaagaataaatctaaccacagccttaaactctgagatcctgctatccctcctgcatcgatataccaacgggggtttaggtttctgtcactccggcaaccccgcaatcggcaaacgagtacaagatgcattcccctaggcccataaaggtgaagtgtcatgtagtcgacgttcacatgacaccactagaagaataacaccacaacttaaatatcataccattgaatattactcaaccatagttcactactaacatttatacttcacccatgtcctcaagaactaaacgaactactcacgagacatcatatggaacatgatcagaggtgatatgatgatgaataacaatctgaacataaacttggttcaatggtttcactcaatagcatcaacaacaagtagaaatcgataccgggagagtttcccctatcaaacaatcaagatcaaacccaaattgctacggcggtgacggtgtccagcggtggagacggcggtgatgatggtggagatgatgatgatggtgatggagatgatgtccagctcgatgacggtgacgatggcgtcgatttccccctccgggagggaatttccccggcggatctcagcccgccggagagctcttttctctctggtgttctccgccccgcagaggcggctgtaactcttcgtgaggtaccctccgtCGCTTAGGTCtttgggacgaagggtttcgcgaagaaaaggaggcgaaaggggctgtggggcccccacaccacaaggtggcgcggccaggccatgggccgcgccggcctgtggtccggccccaccttgggcctcctcagctcctccttctggcttccttcgtcatcttgaaaaataggatttttggtataatttccttccacagttgatcttccgaaatattgcgttctgacggtgctttttccagcagaatcctggctccggtgcttgatcatccaataatgatgaaacatgcaaaatagatgaaataacataagtattgtgtcccaatatgaaatatatcaatgagtaacagcaaattatgatataaaatagtgatgcaaattggacgtatcaactccccccaagcttagacttcgcttgtccccaagcgaaactgaactcagtaaacaggaccacatgtttatggagtgaagagtcgataaataaaatacggacaagaagcatcatattcattcacacaagacattatactaaacaacttcctcatataactcaacttgaaacaagtataaggtaatcacaaataaaggtgcataagaaatcatagttggtgatggcaaacttcgttcttggtcaaagaacaattaacaggttatatttatctcattgagcagcgctctcatgttaaagtttataaggcacaacttgcatactcaatcataatggtctcctcatgatcattgataacttgcaaagctatattcattcagataaaacttgaactaaacaaggaagaataaaagacatgatgaagcaaatcacaatataatggtttgatcacaactactcaaatgcttgcttgagatggagggaaataggtttcttgactcaacataaagtaaaaagacaggcccttcgcgagaggaagcagggattaaatcatgtgctagagctttttcagttttgaaatcatataaagagaataaaagtaacattttgagaggtgtttgttgttgtcaacgactggtagtgggtactctaacccccttgccagacaaccttcaaagagcggctcccatattattttcattttatgtggcactccttccaacctttctttcacaaaccatggctaaccgaatcctcgagtgcctgccaacaatctcataccatgaaggagtgcctttttattttagttttattatgatgatgacactccccccaacctttgcttacacaagccatggctaaccgaatccttcgggtgccgtccatcaatcacataccatggaggagtgtctatttagtttaattaatttgggactgggaatcccattgccagctctttttgcaaaattattggataagcggatgaagccactagtccattggtgaaagttgcccaacaagattgaaagataaaacaccacatacttcctcatgagctataaaacattgacacaaataagagataataagttttgaattgtttaaaggtagcacacgaagtatttacttggaatggcagaaaataccatgtagtaggtaggtatggtggacacaaatgacataggtttgggctaaggtttggatgcacgagaagtattccctctcagtacaggtttttggctagcaaggttaattagcaagcataagagttgaaggaaacaaacaaatatacatgtgatagaaacaatcatgcatcttccttgtaagcacaaacaattttaacttcagaataataagctatgagctaacaagaaagaaagacaatgaaacaactacatgtatttctcttttctacttaaacctcaaagcgttgttgctattgaccaatgctaagtttgccaaaaccaaatagatttattcaatgctcccaaagtgataccaatactaatgacaagataaatcatataacagagattgcaaactaaaataagatgtgcaatatgtaaatgataagacttctcattaatattccataacgataactcacaccaagggatacatagataaccaactaaaggagagatacttccaaactgcaacccatcttatatgataacttccctactcatgatatgacactacttgacaataaaaagtaaaaggtagtgatgatgtgataccgcggcactcccccaagtttggaacaaaccaaggggatgctaataccgatgatgagttactcctgcggagatggtggtgatgaactcccgtcatcaaacttccaaggaagaagctctccatcaagaagcgacatcttggtctcgggaatcctgaaactagcagcacgacttatgtatttaaacctgtttgcatgctcacagttctgattctgaacgtcatagagttgtgcttggagcttgttggtggtgtcgtgaagtgagaggatgtcgccccaaagctttgcagtttccttctcatgttcagcaatgagttcagacacaatcctgtggaagatatccacctcacgctcagccatcttcttgtatttgaaaacctcttgttctagcttctccatcctgtcttccaagcttccttctcctttaggaccctggacatccttgatctgcagttctccttcaacgagcagcacctccttggggtgcatcctcagctcctccatgtacaagttgccaacatccttgcaggagctgtccttcggagtttccgacgaagacatgatggctctagatccgaagcaaatcctggcagaaacagctcgaaacaaaacacgtcgagaaaacgatatacgggcctccaggggtccgggggattatatagcaaaaaatttcacgacaaaaggaaagtaccagatcgaaccagagtcggaaaggggcgacgaggcggccagaccataggtcggcgcgggcccaggccaggccgcgtcggcctatggtggcacgccctcgtgcgtcttttccactccgtttcgatctcgtaatttttcatattttccaaaaacagcaaaaatattgttcggaaagtaaattgcgtacttttcattaccagtactgttacctattcaaagtcgagttctggcggactgtcattttgccctttaatgaaagcctccggtgtttccactcgaataatatcaacatcaacattataggaatcacctgagatataatgcttgagtctttgtccattcaccacttgcgtggcattgccttggagagagctaattttgattgctcctgaacgatacacctcctcgacaacatatggtccttcccatttcgagagtaatttcgcaaagaatgcgagacgagaccgatacaataggactttatccccaatattaaattctcttttgataatccttctatcatgccattttttaactttctctttaaagagtttagcattttcataagcttcacttctccattcatctagagaactcaattgcaacaacctcttattaccggcaagtttaggatctttatttaattctctaactgcccaataagctttgtgctctagttctaaaggtaaatgacaagctttcccataaaccattttataaggtgacattcccatgggatttttgtaagcagttctataagcccatagtgcatccttcaatttactagcccaattctttctagtttta
Coding sequences within it:
- the LOC127340288 gene encoding protein LURP-one-related 11-like; amino-acid sequence: MATARIQPLSASQLHDPATGDENQKVVYTVWMKSLVFNGHGCTIYGQDGRVAYRVDNYACTRSREVFVMDTGGKTLIKLLLKKNFGFFSTWQGYSCCDGDDAAADQQPWFSVRKEYRVLKNGRAAVVRVAGGGKAYTIDGALRGSEYYRVSDDAEGASVAEVGRKRTASGLALGEDVLTLTVGPAADRLLVVGLVVVCGLISRCI
- the LOC127338840 gene encoding protein LURP-one-related 11, producing the protein MAKIHPLPAAASQSTSSSSSFDDRQGGQAYTVWMKSLVFNGSGCTVYTPDGAVAFRVDNYSCRGGREVFFMDRAGNTVLRIRRKGLGMFRRWEVSRCTHDGGEEDEAMPWFSVRRAEKARASVRMHGGEGTCYRVDGCCARKSEYRVTGVDGAVVAEVSRKQTSAGVVLGEDVLSLTVGTEVDHLLVLGLVVVRGLMNRSL